The Corythoichthys intestinalis isolate RoL2023-P3 chromosome 1, ASM3026506v1, whole genome shotgun sequence genome has a segment encoding these proteins:
- the rec114 gene encoding meiotic recombination protein REC114 isoform X3, which yields MISDSGYLMVLQGQECLETLPLIGAGNVLKAHQKSDNLMLRKTVKGSGCMIRMQFDGSNKSQAIKECLSAAERLREFLPVNTLEDALPPNNQPLADVPVTVTQQCPQQGEAARAEPEVVQGSLSIKRLAENLLGITPLTLPGLYRHAPSQPRDLDAFVRVCLLDPSFPAFVEQVEGELRKILEE from the exons GAGACACTTCCTTTGATTGGTGCTGGAAATGTGCTCAAAGCCCACCAGAAATCAGACAACCTGATGCTTCGCAAAACTGTCAAA GGATCAGGCTGCATGATCAGGATGCAGTTTGACGGCAGTAACAAGTCGCAAGCCATCAAAGAGTGCTTGAGTGCCGCAGAAAGACTCCGGGAGTTTCTGCCCGTCAACACTCTAGAAGACGCCCTGCCGCCAAATAATCAGCCCCTAGCTGACGTCCCTGTCACTGTGACACAG CAGTGTCcacagcagggtgaggcagccagAGCTGAACCAGAGGTTGTGCAAGGATCGCTGTCCATCAAGCGCCTTGCTGAG AACCTTTTGGGAATTACGCCTCTGACGTTGCCTGGGCTGTACCGTCACGCGCCTTCACAACCCAGAGACCTGGACGCCTTCGTGCGTGTTTGTCTGCTGGATCCCAGCTTCCCGGCTTTTGTGGAGCAGGTAGAGGGTGAGCTGAGGAAAATACTCGAAGAGTGA